The Chanos chanos chromosome 9, fChaCha1.1, whole genome shotgun sequence genome includes the window GAAAATCAAAGCAAAAGTTTCTTTCAGTCGCAACTTGGTCTTCTGCTGAagcccctccctcttttctgaGCAGAAGGCGTATATGCCTTTATCCATCTTTACAACTCACAAGaaatgagagggggaaaaaaaaagagaaaatacatgATATGCCAAGCTGCTGAAAGGCTCGCACCTACTCAAGAACTGAAAACAAGTATTCAAAGGTCACACAGCCGACGATCAACCACACATCACTGCTGATGAGAAATGTTAGAGTCGGTCAGCACTACACAAAAATTTCCTTGAAATGACCCCTCTGCTACCCTTCAAAATAAACTCCTCAAGAAGACAAAAGACCACAAGAGACGCTGGCGTCTATGGGTGAGCGCCTATAAAAGGGGACAGTGCCTTATAGACGCAGCAAGTATAGGTTCTAGTAAAGCCTTTTTCCCCCAAAGCCACAAACGCATTCAAATGTGGTTGCTCTGCACAGATGCCAACCAGTGCAGAGTGTCCTTGTGCAAGATAATTATAAAGCCCTGTGAAAGGCTTGCTTGTTCATGGAAGAGGCAACTCCTCCACTTTCTACAAATGTTAGACAACACGGGGCCAGGAAAGATAAAGAAGACATAGCACAAAACTAAACGTGACAGATGAATGCAAAACCACAAAAGGTTAAATAATCACTGATCAGCGTTTCATGTGTGCGTTctaacaaaagacagagaactTTACACCGCTGATTATTAGCCAACCTGATTGAACTACAGTGTTCAgtcaaagggagggagggagggaaggagggagggagagttgggtggggggggttgagcAATTGTTAACACACAGGCCGAATATCCTGTTAAAAACAGGCTGCTTATCTTGCCTGGTGAGTATAGCAGAAAAGAATCTTCTTATTTCACAGAACCCACAAAAAAATCCCATGAGTGCTACTACAAGTAAAAGGCAAAGAGTTGCGTCCGCTTTCGCCAGTACATGGAGGGAATCCCATCGCTCTGAGTGAAAGAAGCTCTCTAGGTAGACACAGAATTTGTGCAGGTTTGTATCTGACATCTATCACTAAAACTAATCCAGCCTTGAACCATGAATCCTCAGCAGGAcgttttaaactgtaaacagaTTACGGAAAGCTTGACTAGAATCCTCACGGTTAAAATAATCTTAAAGAGGACCCTCCAAAACTAAATATTTACCGAGCCTCAATAAATCTGCCTGTCAGAGACCTAACAACACATGCAAATTTCtcagaatgaataaaaacaaaaaaggcactTCGCTCTATTGATTACATCCTTCCTCGTTTCAAATAACAGATCATGAGGTttcacattaaagaaaaaaaaaaaacacacattgagGAAATAAACTTAAtcagcagctgctgtaactgtcCCGTCATATCAGTTTGGATAtacactaataataataataataataataataataataaaaaatgactgAGTTAATGATAACACTAGAAAATCGTATTGTGAAGATACGTAGCCTGCAACAGAAGTGCAAACTTTATCACAGTCATCATGGACTTTGAGAAGTGCGTGGTATAAAGATGACTGGTCATCAGTGTCTTTAGCCAAAACAAATGGTAACATTACACCCTGTGAACTCTGAATCATAAACGCTGAATCACAGACTTTGCCCTTCAGAGTAACACCTCAATCAGAAACATAGTATCATTCTATGGTATGCTGGGAAGGGGGCGGGGACCAggttacaccccccccccccccccccccccccccccccccctcatatTACAAACCCACACTGTTCTCAGCATGACCCTTCAAGATTAGAGGATGGAGTAGGTTTCAGTATGagaaattttaaatttaaatgtaaaggTTCGTCAGCTCCATCTGATATATCCTTCATgcagatgttttaaaaacaatagcaggtgaaagagaacaggagacGGAGGACTGGGAAGACACCTACCAAGAACAGTCATCACAGTTTTGATAAGCTTGATTGGTGTCCTCTTGCGGTTCATAGATCCACTGGTGTGTGGGGTCAGGACCGATGTTTTCTTCTTCACGTAGGCGTATATCCTCAGGTATATCGACACCATGATCAGGAAAATCACCAAGTTAGACACAGACCAGAAGATAAGGTAGCTCCTGCTAAAGATAGGAGCCAAGGTGGAACACAGGTCCAGATTACACGTGCAGTTCCAGCCAAGGATTGGTACAGCTCCCATTACGATTGAAATGCCCCAAACCAACACGATGAGGAGCGTCACTCGACGCTTGGTGAGGTTACTGTGAACTTTCCAGTTCATGACTGATATGTAGCGCTCCAAGGCAATCACCAGCAAGTTGGCCAAAGAAGCCGAGAGGCTCGTGTCCAGCAGGCCCTGGCGAAAGAAGTACCCATGAACCGTCAGTTCTCTGGACACTTTCCCCGTGTTGAACATGAGATAAACGTACGCGATTCCAGCAAGAAAGTCTGATGCAGCCAGGTTGGCTAGAAGATAGTAGAACGGGTAGTGAAACCTCCTGTTCGTGATGACCGCGGCAATCACCATCGCATTAGAGACCAAAATGAAGCAGCAGAAAATAGAGCCGACGCACTGCACCAAGATCAGCTGTGTGGAGTCCCAGTCGTCCTTGGTCTGGTTACGGTTACTGTAGAAGAACCCCATGAGCTCATTATGGTGGCACTTGTTCTGGCTGGCCATGTTTTGTAGAAATGAATggctgttggggggggggggggggggggggacatgtAAATTATTGTCATACGTCCAAGGATTTTGATTAAagtaaaaaaggaagaagaagaagaagaagaaataaataaaaaaacaaccttaaaaTGTTTAGTCTAAGACCCATGAGTTATGAGTCATCCAGAGACATGTTAACAAAATCTGAAGTGAAACCATTTACAACTCAGGCAATGATAAATCAGACGGCCATGGTTTTatgacaacaaaatgaaaacgtAACAAATCTCATATCGAATACGACCTCcctcagagcagagaaaagattTGCCATACTGCATTAAACATTATAAACTATGTGGACAGGACATTTATGCAATACCACAATTCTGTTATTGTGATTTAAGCGATTTTTAAAACTTTCAGCTGCAGTAGTCAAACAAGTTAGTTGTCTTGCTATGGTTAGAAACTAAAATTGGCTCGTCTGTATTAGAAGTTCATACACTTCCTTCACCGCGCGCACGTAATAATCTACCATTACGATATCTTACAAAAAGTATATCAATAGTGCAACATCACTGGTACTCTGGAATTACTGATAGACTAGCAAGTATTCACGTGTTTTTTATTCTAAACACAGAATTACATATTTATCataaatcacatttcatcaaAACTACGGTTCACTTAccaaatgaaacactgaaagacGTTTGCTTAATCTCTTGCATTTGTTCATAAAGTCTTGGAGTCTCTGAGGCACACACCAGTCTCCATTGTCCCGTTGAAATTACACTAAGAGTAGAAGTTGACACGAGAACAAGTTGTAAGACTGATCAAGTTTTAGGGAGGGGAACAGAATGactggagagagcagagaagaaaacCTCTGACGCAGTAGGTGGGTTGGGGCATGATTGCACGTATTGTGTGGAGGATGGAAGcttgtgcatttgtgcatttcGTACTTAACAAATGGGGGTTTTTGAAATTACAACATACCAAGTGTACCAACGGCACAGCGCATCGGTTCATTTATTAAAGTTAAGTACTAGAGAGCGTAACTATTATAAACTAGTTTGCACTGACGGTAATGACAGAAAACATCAGATAGCTATCTCTCGAGTGCTCGTGCGTAAGAACACGAATAACACCTGTGTGAGTTTCAATTGAAGTTACCGGTTCATAGGTATTTTGGAAACTTCCGGCCTGTAACACCGCGTTTAAGTAAACAGAGACTCAGTAAATTAGATCGCAACTAAACGTTTCACTTCTTGGAGAGAGTAAACCATCTGGTGTATATATTGAAAAGTTACACGGAATTACTGTACCTTATATCGGACAACATAGTGAATTAAAAAAGCAGTCAGATAATTTTAACAAAAGCTGACTCACTTCACATGGAAAACTACCATACAAATGTTCCACCTCGTAGAGTGATACGCGATATGAAAGTTCTTCTCGACAGAGAGACATGTTCTGTCTTGCCTGCAGTTCCTGGAAATTACCCATCCAAAACACGATATGGAGGTGTTGCGAACAGATACTCTTCAGAGAATGTGtttataacacaaacaaacagacaaacacccccctccccccccgatGAATCAGCAAAACTAAACATAAACTTGTTTGAACACGGATAAGGTCATTAGTAGACAAAACTCGTTACATCCAGAAAGAAGTGTGGTCATGGAAAGCATTGAACGGGGATCCCGAGAAATCAGGACAAAAAGGGAAAACGAGTGTAGCAAGGAAAACACGTTGACGTTCACAAGGAAACTGGACTTTGCATGGTACTTCACACGAAGGAGCAGCAACTGACAGAATGCAGTAACATGATGAAAGGTACTTAATTCATTTCAGGGGAGGGTATAGACATCCCCCCCTGAGTAAAATCAGTCTATGAAGTAGTGCATTTATCACGGGGGGTACATTAATCACTGATCTTACATTTTTGgtaaataatgattaaaaaaaaaaaaaagctttacgGGAAGTCTGGATAAATAATTAAGAATAATTGCGTGCCAGCTGTTGTCTGACCCTTTTGTACTAGGCCATGAATGCCTAAAACAGTGAACCTAtgtgcaaaacaacaacaacaacaacaacaaagattaCACCAAGAAATTTTCCAAAGATGCATTAAGGTTTAAATGGCAACTTTAATgagtgataaataaataatgacacAGTATGGAACATGTACAATTTCCATGCTCTTGTTTTCATGCTAAATAGCAATTGTTCATCTCCTGAAAGATGCATCTGATCTTTCCTTTGATTGTCATCCTACACAGTCACCCGCTGCTTTTAAATTtcaaagtgttttgttttggggtttttttttttttgtacgttttGTTATCCTTTCTGAACACTTGGGGTGATTCTTCGCCTACTGGGCGACATCACGTCTCTGCTATTTGCTATTTAAACAGAAATCGAAAGGGGGGTTGTTTAACCACTTCCACTTCCTGAGGGGGTTTCGTGAACAATGGAGATGAGACTGTTAATTTCATAATCCCAAAAAGATACTCCAGTAACAAAGCCTGCTCTTCTCCGCTGCCCTTTGCGCTCGTCCCGTTCCCGGTCTCGTAATCCCGTCAGCTAATGAGGACCACAGCATCATCTTTTGGGATTCTGATGGGGACAGAAAACACGGACACAGCACGTGAACGGAATGCTAACGGTTCGATCCGACCTGAAAGAAATCAAGACGCACAGTAATGGCTACATCCTTGTATATCGCCTGTATACTGCTGTGCCCAAAATACGTTTGAAACGTCCAGACGACACTAAAAAGTATCGATAAAATGCAAAGCCTTTGTTTGTAATTACCCAGCTAGTCCACACTTCAAAAAAATAGTTTCCCTTCCTCTCAACAACTGTACACTGATTACTATCTGTTCCTAATCACCAAGTGAAAAAGAGGTCACTTGAAATTTCGCATcaaagtatctctctctctctctctctctctctcttttgaggaAGTAACATTATGCTTCCTATGCAAAATTTGTCAAACCACTTAACCATGGTGTCTTTGGAAGATGGAAGTGGTCCCAAAGAACTTCTCAAACCAAGGTTAACAATTAGAAAGcactgtgtgcgcgtgtgtgcacgcgcgcaaaGTCCATAATGTGACCATCATCATTATGCCACAATAATAAATCTCATTACGGTTCCCGGAAACAGTGGTTGTAACTCAAGAAGCCATTAACAGTTATCTAATCGGAGAGGCCTTGATTTTTATACCCATCAATCTGAATTACATGAGTAACAAGACCTTAATAATATATGAACCATCATGGGGTTTAGGTATCAAaatgggaaaatgaaaaaaaaaaaaaaaagatggaattgCTATATGGCGTAATCAAGAAGGAAAACCACTTTCCTTGTCTGACCAGAATCCGTTCAGCGTCCCCTAAACTGGTCATTGGAGAAAAGGAGCACTTTTGTACCCAGCGTCAAATTATGGCCGAAAAGTCCTTCGCCTGACGCTCCCATAAAGAGATAAGACCTCCCAGATGGACCGGCAgaggcaaacaaacaatgagTGTGGCTCGGCTAACTGATCCTGGATCTGTGCCACATGTCCGgcttacgaaaaaaaaaacgaacgaAGTGAAAAGTCTTTTATTCTCaaatgagatgaaacatttgGTGGCGTTTTGGGGCCTTGGGTTCTGTCCACTAAGAGAAAAATAATTCACTTTTATAGGTGATGggaaatatcaaataaaaaaaagtttgtaagGAGCGTACACGGTGGACAGATAAAACGTTTAAAAGAACTGTTGAAATACTGCA containing:
- the lpar3 gene encoding lysophosphatidic acid receptor 3, with translation MASQNKCHHNELMGFFYSNRNQTKDDWDSTQLILVQCVGSIFCCFILVSNAMVIAAVITNRRFHYPFYYLLANLAASDFLAGIAYVYLMFNTGKVSRELTVHGYFFRQGLLDTSLSASLANLLVIALERYISVMNWKVHSNLTKRRVTLLIVLVWGISIVMGAVPILGWNCTCNLDLCSTLAPIFSRSYLIFWSVSNLVIFLIMVSIYLRIYAYVKKKTSVLTPHTSGSMNRKRTPIKLIKTVMTVLGAFVVCWTPGLVVLLLDGLNCERCKVLKFKRWLLLLAVLNSVMNPIIYSYKDKEMWITFKNMLRCVFDGTRRQRSSRANARSISSGHEMGNSLRVSDDNKASTQEMLKS